In Deltaproteobacteria bacterium, the following proteins share a genomic window:
- a CDS encoding sorbosone dehydrogenase family protein — translation MRKLTLLLFLVLACIPSRRRAELPLHLIKLPPGFSITVYAENLTNARSLALSPNGTVFVGSQEGNVYAVVDSNKDHKADHVYLIARNLNMPNGVAFREGALYVAEVSRILRFDNIEGQLDHPPQPVVVLDTLPSDRYHGWKFIGFGPDGWLYVPVGAPCNVCEQKDEHYASLLRMKPNGSGLEVFARGIRNTVGFDWHPDTQALWFTDNGRDMLGDNTPPDELNRAPQSGLHFGFPYCHGGDIADPQFGDKRACDEFTPPALQLGPHVAAIGMRFYTGSMFPATYHKQIFIAEHGSWNRRTPLGYRITLARVGADQTTAVAETFAEGWLQNGRPWGRPADVQVMPDGALLVSDDFADALYRISYTK, via the coding sequence ATGCGTAAACTGACGCTGCTGCTCTTCCTCGTGCTCGCCTGCATTCCGAGTCGGCGTCGGGCCGAGCTGCCGCTTCACCTCATCAAACTGCCGCCGGGCTTCTCGATCACTGTCTATGCAGAAAACCTCACCAACGCTCGCTCCCTGGCGCTGAGTCCGAACGGCACGGTGTTCGTCGGTTCGCAAGAAGGCAACGTCTATGCCGTGGTCGATAGCAATAAGGACCACAAGGCCGATCATGTCTACTTGATCGCACGCAACCTCAACATGCCGAACGGCGTCGCTTTTCGCGAGGGCGCGCTCTACGTAGCGGAAGTCAGTCGTATTCTCCGCTTCGACAACATCGAAGGACAACTCGATCATCCGCCACAACCCGTGGTCGTCCTCGACACCTTGCCGAGCGACCGCTATCATGGGTGGAAGTTCATCGGTTTCGGTCCCGACGGTTGGCTCTATGTTCCCGTGGGTGCGCCCTGCAACGTTTGCGAGCAGAAGGATGAGCACTACGCCTCGCTGCTGCGGATGAAACCCAACGGTAGCGGTCTTGAAGTCTTCGCCCGTGGCATTCGCAATACCGTGGGCTTCGATTGGCATCCCGATACCCAGGCGCTGTGGTTTACGGATAACGGGCGCGACATGTTGGGAGACAACACCCCACCCGACGAATTGAATCGCGCGCCGCAGTCGGGCTTACATTTCGGGTTTCCGTATTGCCACGGCGGCGATATTGCCGACCCGCAGTTCGGCGACAAGCGCGCCTGCGACGAGTTCACCCCGCCTGCGCTGCAACTTGGTCCGCACGTCGCAGCCATCGGCATGCGCTTCTACACCGGGAGCATGTTTCCCGCCACCTACCACAAGCAGATTTTTATCGCCGAGCATGGCTCCTGGAACCGTCGCACCCCGCTCGGCTACCGCATCACGCTCGCGCGGGTGGGAGCAGACCAGACTACTGCTGTCGCTGAAACCTTCGCCGAAGGCTGGCTTCAGAATGGCCGTCCATGGGGACGACCGGCGGATGTGCAAGTGATGCCCGACGGTGCCCTGCTGGTGTCGGACGACTTCGCCGACGCTCTTTACCGCATCAGCTACACCAAGTAA
- a CDS encoding enoyl-CoA hydratase/isomerase family protein, translated as MSYSTIQFEVKDSIARITLNRPDSANALNIEMGKDLMHAALECSETLAIRAVIITGNGRMFCAGGDLKSFAAQGEKLAYHLKEVTTYLHAAVSRFTRMDAPVIAAVNGTAAGAGMSLACSCDLVLAAESAKFTMAYTRAGLTPDGSSTYFLPRIVGLKRALELTMTNRLLSAQEAEQWGIVTKVVPDANLQAEADALAAQLASAATGALGATKRLLHDAWNGTLETQMELETQAIAARAHTTDGREGISAFLEKRAAKFLGQ; from the coding sequence ATGTCATACTCAACCATCCAATTCGAGGTCAAAGACAGCATCGCACGCATCACCCTCAACCGCCCCGACTCGGCCAATGCGCTCAACATCGAAATGGGCAAAGACCTGATGCACGCTGCCCTCGAATGCAGCGAAACCTTGGCAATCCGCGCGGTCATCATCACCGGCAACGGCCGTATGTTCTGCGCGGGCGGCGATCTGAAGAGCTTTGCCGCGCAAGGCGAGAAACTCGCCTATCATCTCAAAGAGGTCACCACGTATTTGCACGCCGCCGTCTCACGTTTCACGCGTATGGATGCGCCAGTCATTGCCGCCGTGAACGGGACGGCTGCCGGTGCCGGCATGAGTCTGGCTTGTTCGTGCGATCTGGTGCTGGCGGCGGAATCCGCCAAGTTCACTATGGCCTATACCCGCGCCGGGCTCACGCCGGACGGCTCCTCGACCTATTTCCTACCGCGCATTGTCGGCCTGAAACGCGCACTAGAGTTGACGATGACCAACCGTCTCCTCTCGGCGCAAGAAGCCGAACAGTGGGGCATCGTCACCAAAGTCGTGCCCGACGCCAACCTGCAAGCTGAAGCCGACGCGCTCGCGGCCCAGCTCGCCTCTGCCGCCACTGGCGCACTCGGTGCAACCAAACGACTGCTGCACGATGCTTGGAACGGCACCCTAGAAACCCAGATGGAGCTGGAGACCCAAGCTATCGCCGCCCGCGCACATACTACCGACGGACGTGAAGGCATCAGCGCCTTTCTGGAAAAACGCGCGGCGAAGTTCCTCGGACAGTAA
- a CDS encoding AhpC/TSA family protein: protein MLPNIPKNILELFEKTTTDLIRTGIGERALHEGGKAPDFTLPNARGQQVKFSDLLAKGPVVVTFYRGGWUPYCNLQLRDYQKHLSEMQAFGAALIAITPETPDKSLSTTEKNALQFEVLTDSGHHVARQFGLAFAVADALRPIYKNIGADLPDYNGDESWELPIPATFVIAQDGTVKLAFVDADYTHRLETAAILDCLRENTQT, encoded by the coding sequence ATGCTGCCGAACATTCCCAAGAACATTCTCGAGCTATTCGAGAAGACCACCACCGATCTCATCAGGACCGGCATCGGCGAACGCGCGTTGCATGAAGGCGGCAAAGCGCCAGACTTCACCTTGCCGAATGCGCGAGGGCAACAGGTGAAGTTTTCCGATCTCCTCGCCAAAGGCCCGGTAGTCGTCACCTTCTATCGCGGCGGCTGGTGACCGTACTGCAACCTGCAGTTGCGGGACTATCAAAAACACCTGTCCGAGATGCAAGCCTTCGGTGCCGCGCTCATCGCCATCACCCCGGAGACGCCGGATAAGTCGCTCTCTACTACTGAGAAGAATGCCCTCCAGTTTGAAGTGCTGACGGATAGCGGCCACCACGTCGCTCGACAATTCGGCCTCGCTTTCGCTGTGGCCGACGCGCTCCGTCCGATTTACAAAAACATTGGCGCGGATTTGCCGGACTACAATGGCGACGAGTCCTGGGAATTGCCGATCCCAGCCACGTTCGTCATCGCTCAAGACGGCACGGTGAAACTTGCCTTCGTTGACGCGGATTACACCCATCGCTTGGAAACAGCGGCGATTTTGGATTGTCTGCGCGAGAATACACAAACGTGA
- a CDS encoding glutathione S-transferase family protein: MKLYDCQMAPNPRRVRIFLAEKGLDLPKVEVSILDGDNLKPEFLRINPRGLLPVLELENGTVLDETVAICRYLEETHPEPNLMGATPVERATIESWQRHMEFDGLQAVSEVVRNSIPVFSSRGLAGTTQVPAIPALVERGTASMARFFARIEQRLQETEFVAGNRFTIADITALCAVDTAKNFVKMPIPEGNTNTQRWYVAVSSRPSAKA; the protein is encoded by the coding sequence ATGAAACTCTACGACTGCCAGATGGCGCCGAACCCGAGACGTGTCCGCATCTTCCTGGCGGAAAAAGGTCTCGACCTTCCTAAAGTGGAAGTCAGCATCCTCGACGGAGACAACCTCAAACCGGAATTTTTACGCATCAATCCGCGCGGGTTGCTTCCGGTGCTGGAACTAGAGAACGGCACGGTGCTGGATGAAACTGTGGCCATCTGTCGCTATCTCGAAGAAACCCATCCCGAACCCAATCTGATGGGAGCGACTCCGGTCGAGCGCGCCACCATCGAATCCTGGCAACGACACATGGAATTCGACGGTCTCCAGGCCGTGAGCGAAGTCGTGCGCAATTCCATTCCAGTGTTCAGTTCTCGCGGCTTAGCGGGCACGACCCAAGTCCCGGCCATTCCAGCGCTGGTCGAACGCGGCACGGCGAGCATGGCGCGCTTCTTCGCGCGCATCGAGCAACGCTTGCAAGAAACCGAGTTCGTCGCCGGCAATCGTTTCACCATCGCCGACATCACGGCGTTGTGCGCGGTAGACACCGCGAAAAACTTCGTCAAAATGCCGATCCCCGAAGGAAACACCAACACCCAACGCTGGTACGTGGCAGTGTCGTCGCGCCCGAGCGCGAAGGCGTAA
- a CDS encoding TIGR03620 family F420-dependent LLM class oxidoreductase produces the protein MDLRNLGVFCFLDGLSGAQTRQFVRTVERLGYSALWFAETRGRESFSFASYLLSQTDRLVVATGIAVVFSYEPIAVVNATRTLGELFEDRFILGLGVSNKRGNAGRGIPYSKPVTFMRDYLAKMKATPYNAPAPHQEPPLVLAGMMPKMLQLAATETQGTHTYFTTTEQVTRVRAAIGTSPWVCAELAVMLETDAAKARTAARRYMQVYLGVEHYVQRLREVGFSDADFTNGGSDRLVDALIAWGDETAIRERIAAYYNAGASHVCLLPLSPENGMNPDERVLAALAPR, from the coding sequence ATGGATCTGCGCAATCTCGGAGTGTTCTGCTTTCTCGATGGACTCAGCGGCGCACAGACCAGACAGTTCGTGCGCACAGTCGAGCGCTTGGGCTACAGCGCGCTCTGGTTCGCTGAAACCAGAGGCCGGGAAAGTTTCTCTTTCGCTTCGTACTTGCTCAGTCAGACCGATCGTCTCGTCGTCGCCACCGGTATTGCCGTGGTCTTCTCTTATGAACCGATCGCGGTCGTGAACGCCACCAGAACTCTGGGAGAGTTGTTCGAGGATCGCTTCATTCTCGGTCTGGGAGTCAGCAACAAACGAGGCAATGCCGGGCGCGGCATTCCGTACAGCAAGCCGGTCACGTTCATGCGTGACTACCTGGCAAAAATGAAAGCCACACCATACAACGCCCCTGCGCCGCACCAGGAGCCACCCCTCGTTCTCGCGGGCATGATGCCCAAAATGTTGCAACTCGCCGCGACGGAAACCCAGGGCACGCACACCTACTTCACCACGACCGAGCAGGTAACGCGCGTACGCGCAGCCATCGGCACCAGTCCCTGGGTATGCGCCGAACTCGCCGTCATGCTAGAGACCGACGCCGCGAAAGCCAGGACCGCCGCGCGCCGGTACATGCAAGTGTACTTGGGGGTCGAGCATTACGTACAACGCCTACGCGAGGTCGGCTTTAGCGATGCGGATTTCACCAACGGCGGCAGTGATCGGCTAGTGGACGCACTCATCGCTTGGGGAGATGAAACAGCGATTCGCGAACGCATCGCCGCCTACTACAACGCCGGTGCCAGCCACGTTTGCCTGTTGCCACTCAGTCCAGAAAATGGCATGAACCCGGACGAGCGCGTGCTTGCAGCCCTCGCGCCGCGCTAG
- a CDS encoding SDR family NAD(P)-dependent oxidoreductase has protein sequence MSESTHTPVAVVVGVGPGLGAALARRFAAGYTVAVLARKEEYLTSLVKEIESTGGRALAVPTDVGKEEQIASAFATIREQLGEPNVLLYNAAMRPVGRLMETKASTFENTWRVSVLGAFLCAQQVVPHMLTRGEGTILFTGATAGVKPFPTSAAFGPAKFALRGLAQVLARDLGPQGIHVAYINIDGPIDMPAIKQRFPNLQDEDLLKPSAIADTYWHLAHQDSSAWTQELDVRPFKEKF, from the coding sequence ATGAGTGAATCAACACACACTCCGGTTGCCGTCGTCGTTGGCGTCGGCCCAGGCTTGGGCGCGGCGTTGGCGCGGCGTTTTGCCGCCGGGTACACCGTGGCCGTGCTGGCGCGCAAAGAGGAATACCTCACCAGCTTAGTGAAGGAAATCGAGAGCACGGGCGGACGTGCGTTGGCCGTTCCCACGGACGTGGGTAAAGAGGAGCAAATCGCTTCGGCATTCGCCACGATTCGCGAGCAGCTCGGCGAACCCAACGTCTTGCTCTATAACGCAGCCATGCGCCCAGTCGGTCGCCTCATGGAGACGAAAGCCAGTACCTTCGAGAACACGTGGCGGGTCAGCGTCCTCGGTGCCTTCCTGTGTGCGCAGCAAGTGGTGCCGCATATGCTCACGCGTGGAGAAGGCACAATCCTCTTTACCGGTGCCACGGCGGGAGTCAAACCTTTTCCCACCTCGGCGGCGTTCGGTCCCGCCAAGTTTGCGCTCCGTGGCCTTGCGCAGGTGCTCGCGCGCGACCTCGGTCCACAGGGCATTCATGTCGCGTACATCAACATCGACGGACCCATCGACATGCCCGCTATCAAGCAACGCTTCCCCAATCTCCAAGACGAAGACCTACTCAAACCGTCGGCCATCGCCGACACCTATTGGCATCTCGCTCATCAAGACTCCAGCGCATGGACGCAAGAACTCGACGTGCGCCCGTTTAAGGAGAAGTTTTGA
- a CDS encoding PPOX class F420-dependent oxidoreductase — protein sequence MSYRALFVTLFTLCAFPALVFSESGKETSKVQKHSIRPVRQIVEAKTFSPAVAEFLQQPLASHLVTINPNGTPQVTIMWFKYENGALLFTTTTDRIKFRNMQKDPRAVLTVMDPINMYKWVTIQGKFSVDQREPTAFYRGLAEHYLTGDSLAAWKETAGMDKRTVLKLAPTHVRAMGFPQP from the coding sequence ATGTCGTATCGTGCTCTCTTCGTCACGCTGTTCACCCTCTGCGCCTTCCCGGCCCTCGTTTTCAGTGAATCGGGAAAAGAAACCAGCAAGGTGCAAAAGCACTCCATCCGCCCGGTGCGCCAGATCGTCGAGGCGAAAACGTTCTCGCCGGCCGTGGCCGAGTTTCTCCAACAGCCGCTCGCCTCGCATCTGGTCACCATCAACCCCAACGGCACCCCGCAAGTCACGATCATGTGGTTCAAGTACGAAAACGGCGCACTATTGTTCACCACCACGACCGATCGCATTAAGTTTCGTAATATGCAGAAAGACCCCCGTGCGGTGTTGACGGTCATGGACCCCATCAACATGTACAAATGGGTGACGATCCAAGGCAAATTCTCGGTCGATCAACGCGAACCCACGGCATTCTATCGAGGCTTGGCGGAACACTATCTAACAGGCGACAGCCTCGCTGCCTGGAAAGAAACGGCGGGCATGGACAAACGCACCGTCTTAAAACTCGCACCGACGCATGTCCGGGCGATGGGATTTCCCCAACCCTAA